Proteins encoded together in one Mugil cephalus isolate CIBA_MC_2020 chromosome 16, CIBA_Mcephalus_1.1, whole genome shotgun sequence window:
- the slc4a1b gene encoding solute carrier family 4 member 1b (Diego blood group) encodes MKDQKQEAYWQETGRWGSYEESLDPQAGVWGASPISYLTFKSLVQLRRTMNTGVTILGSEEQTLAGALEKMVSEMVNKKEVRPGDREEVLKSLLRSHSQSPDPESQALTDGTDLQRFSVKERRDESDRVEASMVLVGVLDFLERPTIAFLRLKEAAALDPAVEVPVRFVFVLVGPSKTDMDYHETGRAMAALMADKVFNQAAFQAKTARELTDAVADFMDCSIVIPPTEIQNESMLSNIMSFQKKLLQDRMQSSDPADRLDSKPRRVSISTGPPPDDPLSRTGRPFGGMIRDIKRRYQFYKSDITDALNAQVVAAIIFIYFAALSPAITFGGLLADKVENMMGVPELLISTSIQGIIFCFVAAQPVLVIGFSGPLLVFEEAFFAFCKSQDIEYIVGRVWVGVWLVIIVVIIVACEGSFLVRFISRFTQEIFSILISLIFIYETFAKLGRTFKTHPLILNYDHLNATVENPWNPRVIETIDYDNATGNATVNITTIKPPYPNTALLSMCLMLGCFFIAFFLRQFKNGTFLPGKVRRLLGDFGVPIAIFLMVVVDYNIEDTYTQKLVVPKGLMVSNPSKRGWLINPFGEHQPFPVWLMFACCVPAMLVFILIFLESQITTLIVSKPERKMVKGSGFHFDLLVLVGMGGLSAIFGVPWLSAATVRSVTHANALTVMSKGPKPVIEKVIEQRISGIVVALLVGLSILMEPILKMIPMSALFGIFLYMGVTSLNGIQLWDRILLLFIPKKYHPDEPYATRVSTGRMHLFTAIQVVCLAVLWIVKSSPVSLALPFILILTIPLRMFMTGRLFTEMEMKCLDADDAKVTFEEEPGQDVYCESQMPL; translated from the exons ATGAAGGACCAGAAGCAGGAGGCCTACTGGCAGGAGACGGGCCGATGGGGGAGCTACGAGGAGAGCCTCGACCCCCAGGCCGGGGTGTGGGGAGCCTCACCGATCTCCTACCTCACCTTCAAGAGCCTCGTCCAGCTCAGACGCACCATGAACACAG GCGTGACCATCCTGGGCTCTGAGGAGCAGACTCTGGCCGGCGCGTTGGAGAAGATGGTCAGCGAGATGGTGAACAAGAAGGAGGTCCGGCCGGGAGACCGTGAGGAGGTGTTGAAGTCTCTGCTGCGGAGCCACAG ccaatcacctgacccAGAGAGCCAAGCCCTGACCGACGGGACGGACCTTCAGAGGTTTTCAGTCAAGGAACGA AGAGATGAATCTGACCGTGTTGAGGCCTCCATGGTTTTAGTAG GAGTCTTGGACTTTCTGGAGAGGCCCACGATCGCGTTCCTGCGTCTGAAGGAAGCGGCGGCCCTGGACCCGGCCGTGGAGGTCCCCGTTCGCTTCGTCTTTGTTCTGGTTGGCCCGAGCAAGACGGACATGGACTACCACGAGACTGGCCGGGCTATGGCAGCGCTGATGGCCGACAAA GTATTCAATCAGGCAGCGTTTCAAGCGAAGACTGCCCGGGAGCTGACGGACGCCGTGGCCGACTTCATGGACTGCAGCATCGTCATTCCTCCCACCGAGATCCAGAACGAATCGATGCTCAGCAACATCATGAGCTTCCAGAAGAAACTACTGCAGGACAGgatgcagtcctctgaccctgCCGACCGCCTGGACTCCAAACCTCGGAGGG TCTCAATCTCCACCGGACCTCCTCCTGATGACCCCCTCTCACGCACCGGTCGACCTTTCGGTGGGATGATTCGAGACATAAAGAGACGCTACCAGTTCTACAAGAGCGACATCACCGACGCCCTCAACGCCCAGGTGGTCGCCGCCATCATCTTCATCTACTTTGCTGCTCTGTCTCCTGCCATCACTTTTGGAGGACTCCTAG CTGATAAGGTGGAAAACATGATGGGCGTCCCAGAGCTCCTCATTTCCACCAGCATTCAGGGGATCATCTTCTGCTTCGTTGCTGCCCAGCCCGTCCTGGTCATCGGTTTCTCTGGACCTTTGTTGGTGTTCGAGGAGGCCTTCTTCGCT TTCTGCAAGTCCCAAGACATTGAGTACATTGTAGGGAGAGTGTGGGTCGGAGTGTGGCTGGTCATCATTGTCGTGATCATTGTGGCCTGCGAGGGAAGCTTCTTGGTTCGCTTCATCTCACGCTTCACCCAGGAAATCTTCTCCATCCTCATTTCCCTCATCTTCATCTATGAAACCTTCGCCAAGCTGGGGAGG ACCTTCAAGACACATCCGCTTATTCTAAATTATGATCACCTAAATGCAACAGTGGAAAATCCCTGGAACCCACGAGTGATAGAGACCATCGACTATGACAACGCCACCGGCAACGCGACTGTTAACATCACCACTATTAAGCCGCCGTACCCCAACACAGCTCTGCTCTCCATGTGCCTCATGCTGGGCTGCTTCTTCATTGCTTTCTTTTTGCGTCAGTTTAAGAACGGGACATTTCTTCCCGGAAAG GTCAGACGCCTGCTTGGTGACTTCGGCGTACCTATTGCCATTTTCCTCATGGTTGTGGTGGACTACAACATCGAAGATACCTACACTCAG AAACTGGTTGTACCCAAAGGTCTCATGGTGTCCAACCCGTCCAAAAGAGGCTGGCTCATCAACCCCTTCGGAGAGCACCAGCCTTTCCCAGTGTGGTTGATGTTTGCGTGCTGCGTCCCGGCCATGCTCGTCTTCATTCTCATCTTCCTGGAGTCTCAGATCACAAC TTTGATTGTGAGCAAACCTGAGAGGAAGATGGTCAAGGGCTCCGGGTTCCACTTCGACTTGCTGGTTTTGGTCGGCATGGGAGGGCTCAGTGCGATATTTGGCGTGCCATGGCTCAGCGCTGCCACGGTGCGATCTGTCACCCACGCCAACGCACTCACCGTCATGAGCAAGGGCCCAAAACCGGTGATAGAGAAAGTGATCGAGCAGAGAATCAGTGGCATTGTGGTGGCCTTGCTTGTCG GTCTGTCTATTCTGATGGAGCCGATCCTGAAGATGATTCCCATGTCGGCTTTGTTCGGGATCTTCCTTTACATGGGAGTCACGTCGCTAAATGGAATCCAGCTGTGGGATCGTATTCTGCTTCTATTCATTCCCAAGAAATACCACCCTGATGAACCATATGCCACTAGA GTGAGCACAGGACGAATGCACTTGTTCACAGCCATCCAGGTTGTGTGTCTGGCAGTTCTGTGGATCGTCAAGTCCAGTCCGGTGTCCCTCGCTCTGcccttcatcctcatcctcaccatTCCTCTACGGATGTTTATGACCGGACGTCTCTTCACCGAAATGGAGATGAAATGC TTGGATGCTGATGATGCCAAGGTGACGTTTGAGGAGGAGCCTGGTCAGGACGTATACTGTGAATCTCAGATGCCGCTGTAG
- the LOC125022005 gene encoding upstream-binding factor 1-like protein 1: MGTEESVWTKANLQKLLAAIKTNIPENERKSIYTKSMKTIDWKKVSFPPHSPEACRDKWITILQKMRKIRTLDELVVEAEDTISDPKLNSKIHPELPKKPSPPNALYYEDNWTRLHNEHPEFSNAQLLKLATSRFKSLSNKQRERYIKKFKLANEEYNRRLLEFGKQYGKNPSGKTKKVLKRKRNSGRDATGEDEDGLPPKPPFNGYNLFCKEQVISKDDAANSSNVKIWAQRWKALDLKQRHSYSVRCEELRRQFVKDLQAYLKRFDEEEQQEIITRYGITHKDLRNSERPRLRLPNEPKKPSQSENSAFFKRQMELLKDKIPNSKDRFTEVRRMWKKLSAKERHFYKGKVNKDMKKYYEELQEWFEALPEKEQNIYEASHPRCLDPDVCRHCEDDDRGKQRVDQASDSEDEDIEDSSDDEDEDDDVTLIPDTSEDDGETSGSAFDMD; the protein is encoded by the exons ATGGGGACTGAAGAATCTG TCTGGACCAAAGCGAACCTGCAGAAGCTTTTAGCTGCCATCAAAACCAACATCCCGGAGAATGAGAGGAAGAGCATTTACACCAAGTCTATGAAAACTATTGACTGGAAGAAGGTGTCTTTTCCTCCACACTCACCTGAAGCCTGCAGAGACAAGTGGATTACGATTCTACAGAAA ATGCGTAAGATTCGGACTCTGGATGAGCTCGTTGTTGAAGCTGAAGACACCATCTCAGACCCTAAGTTAAACAGTAAA ATCCACCCAGAGTTACCGAAGAAGCCCTCCCCTCCTAACGCCCTTTACTAtgaggacaactggactcggcTTCACAACGAACACCCAGAGTTCAGCAACGCACAGCTGCTAAAGTTAGCAACCAGCAGGTTCAAGTCTCTCTCCAACAAACAACGG GAACGTTACATCAAGAAGTTCAAACTTGCTAATGAAGAATACAACAGAAGGCTGCTGGAGTTTGG GAAACAATATGGAAAAAATCCCAGCGGTAAAACCAAGAAAGtcctgaagaggaagagaaactcTGGACGCGACGCGACG GGTGAAGACGAGGACGGTCTTCCTCCAAAGCCGCCTTT CAACGGCTACAACCTGTTCTGCAAAGAGCAGGTGATATCGAAGGACGACGCCGCCAACAGCAGCAACGTGAAGATCTGGGCCCAACGCTGGAAAGCGCTGGATCTGAAGCAGAGGCACAGCTACTCTGTGCGATGTGAGGAG CTGAGGAGACAGTTTGTGAAAGACCTGCAGGCGTATCTGAAG aggtttgatgaggaggagcagcaggagatcATCACGAGATATGGAATCACACATAAG GACTTAAGAAACAGTGAGAGGCCTCGGCTACGACTCCCCAACGAGCCCAAGAAGCCGTCTCA GTCTGAGAACTCGGCTTTCTTCAAGCGTCAGATGGAGCTTTTAAAGGACAAAATCCCGAACTCAAAGGATCGGTTCACTGAAGTCAGGAGGATGTGGAAAAAGCTCTCGGCCAAAGAGAGACACTTCTACAAAGGCAAAGTGAATAAAGACATGAAGAAATACTACGAGGAGCTTCAGGAGTGGTTTGAG GCGCTGCCAGAGAAAGAGCAGAACATCTATGAGGCCAGTCACCCCAGA TGTCTGGACCCTGACGTCTGTCGTCACTGTGAAGACGATGACAGAGGAAAGCAGAGAGTTGATCAGGCGTCT